The following are from one region of the Arachis duranensis cultivar V14167 chromosome 10, aradu.V14167.gnm2.J7QH, whole genome shotgun sequence genome:
- the LOC107469868 gene encoding uncharacterized protein LOC107469868: MKRALQVQLVPEEQCVKFATYLLTGEASHWWQRTRRIIQQGDDPITWDTFQEEFYKKYFLTSARTAKELELLQLKQGTMTVSEYTDKFEELFRFSRMCQGTPGDFGEWKCIKYEGGLRSDIYSSVGPMEIRTFSELVKKSKVAEECVKKAAWTQGQNSFRRPNNNNNNNASGRRFGKQLLNEQACTRCGSYHPGVPCKAGWGLCYSCGKPGHNASNCPERQRQGTGRAQQPRRVFTTSAIGAEGSETLI, translated from the exons ATGAAGCGCGCACTGCAAGTGCAGTTGGTACCTGAAGAGCAGTGCGTCAAGTTTGCCACTTATCTACTCACCGGAGAAGCGTCACATTGGTGGCAGAGGACCCGACGTATCATACAGCAAGGTGATGATCCTATCACCTGGGATACCTTTCAGGAGGAATTCTACAAGAAGTACTTTCTGACCTCTGCTAGGACGGCCAAGGAACTCGAACTActgcagctgaagcagggtacgaTGACCGTATCTGAGTACACGgacaagtttgaggagttgTTTAGGTTCTCCCGTATGTGTCAAGGAACTCCGGGAGACTTTGGGGAGTGGAAATGTATCAAGTACGAAGGAGGACTCCGAAGTGACATCTACAGTTCAGTAGGGCCTATGGAGATCAGGactttctccgagttggtaaaAAAGAGCAAAGTTGccgaagagtgtgtgaagaagGCAGCT TGGACTCAGGGTCAGAACAGCTTTAgaaggcccaacaacaacaacaacaacaatgcttCAGGGAGAAGATTTGGGAAGCAACTTTTGAATGAGCAGGCTTGCACTAGATGTGGGAGTTACCATCCTGGTGTTCCGTGTAAGGCCGGTTGGggtctatgctactcatgtgGGAAGCCGGGGCATAATGCCTCCAACTGTCCAGAGAGGCAGAGACAGGGTACCGGGAGAGCACAGCAGCCTAGACGGGTGTTCACTACTTCAGCTATAGGGGCCGAGGGGTCTGAGACACTCATCTGA